The following are encoded in a window of Oreochromis aureus strain Israel breed Guangdong linkage group 10, ZZ_aureus, whole genome shotgun sequence genomic DNA:
- the LOC116320769 gene encoding solute carrier family 13 member 5-like gives MCRRESEREKPGSSQTVSRTQLRGTDSASFSTDSFLFSSSSSSPPSAMSVLPLRVKMLRQVWRLKGVVILVCSPFLLLPLAVSTTEAACAYVIALMAVYWCTEVLPLAVTALLPTILFPVLGIMESKELCMQYLKDTNMLFVGGLMVAVAVEHWNLHKRIALRVLLIVGVRPALLMLGFMGVTAFLSMWISNTATTAMMVPIVQAVLDQLHSNVDPEHPAKSKNRSEALPQEHQEKTISILQAVNPNIMEIGLNQSTQPQGNSEKTSNLQGNVLPEHKGVSQGQMDTKETVKPAPQDKPPSDSSSSPVVVTVESNFCQMELEELSDVEEETRRMSKGLLLSVCYAASIGGIATLTGTGPNLVLIGQMSQLFPQNGDVINFASWFAFAFPTMVLTLTLAWFWLQFLYVGCNLKKTWGCGAVQSQKERAAYEVIRDEHSRLGPMSYGEFSVLALFILMVVLWFTRDPRFMDGWATYMFNSKAEFVTDATVALFVAVLLFVLPSEPPRYLCFWRRSDTESRVSQGPAPSLLTWQVTQKKMPWNIVLLLGGGFALAKGSEESGLSRWLGDQMTPLHSVPPWAIAIILCLLVATFTECASNVATATLFLPILASMSQSISLNPLYVMIPCTLSASFAFMLPVATPPNAIVFSSGFLKVSDMAKTGVVMNIIGIGCISLAINSWGRVLFSLDTFPSWANVTAPV, from the exons ATGTGtcggagagagagtgagagagagaaacctGGGAGCAGCCAGACTGTGAGCCGGACACAGCTGCGAGGCACAGATTCGGCTTCATTCAGCACTGacagctttttgttttcatcttcatcttcatcaccaCCATCAGCCATGTCAGTTCTTCCTCTGCGGGTGAAAATGCTGCGGCAGGTCTGGAGGCTGAAGGGCGTCGTGATCCTCGTCTGCAGCCCGTTCCTCCTGCTGCCGCTCGCCGTCAGCACCACG GAGGCAGCCTGTGCTTATGTCATAGCCCTCATGGCGGTTTATTGGTGCACGGAGGTGTTGCCACTGGCGGTGACGGCGCTGCTGCCAACCATCCTGTTCCCCGTCCTGGGCATCATGGAGTCCAAAGAA TTGTGTATGCAGTACCTGAAGGACACTAACATGCTGTTTGTCGGGGGCCTGATGGTTGCCGTAGCCGTCGAGCACTGGAACCTCCACAAACGCATCGCGCTCCGGGTGCTGCTGATAGTCGGAGTCCGACCTGCCCT GTTGATGCTGGGGTTCATGGGAGTGACGGCCTTCCTGTCCATGTGGATCAGCAACACGGCTACCACCGCCATGATGGTCCCCATCGTCCAGGCCGTCCTGGACCAGCTCCACAGTAACGTAGACCCCGAGCATCCGGCCAAGAGTAAGAACAGGAGTGAGGCACTACCTCAGGAGCATCAGGAGAAAACCATCAGCATCCTTCAAGCTGTTAACCCAAACATCATGGAGATAG GTCTGAATCAATCAACCCAACCTCAAGGCAACTCAGAGAAAACCAGCAACCTACAAGGCAACGTGTTGCCTGAGCATAaaggggtgtcacagggtcagATGGACACAAAGGAGACTGTCAAACCAGCACCACAAGACAAACCTCcatcagacagcagcagcagtcccG TGGTCGTGACCGTGGAGAGCAACTTCTGTCAGATGGAGCTGGAGGAGCTGAGTGATGTGGAGGAGGAGACGAGAAGGATGAGTAAAGGCCTCCTACTGTCAGTCTGCTACGCCGCCAGCATCGGAGGCATCGCTACCCTGACAGGAACCGGGCCGAACCTGGTCCTCATCGGACAGATGAGCCA GCTCTTCCCTCAGAATGGTGACGTGATCAACTTTGCATCCTGGTTTGCCTTTGCCTTCCCCACCATGGTGCTGACGCTGACCCTGGCCTGGTTCTGGCTGCAGTTTCTCTACGTGGGCTGCAA CCTGAAGAAGACGTGGGGTTGTGGTGCGGTCCAGTCGCAGAAGGAGCGGGCGGCATACGAGGTCATCAGGGATGAGCATTCCCGTCTGGGACCCATGAGTTACGGAGAGTTCAGCGTTCTGGCACTTTTCATCCTCATGGTGGTGCTGTGGTTCACACGAGACCCGCGCTTCATGGACGGCTGGGCGACGTACATGTTCAACTCCAAAGCTGA gTTCGTCACAGATGCAACCGTTGCcttgtttgttgctgttttgttgtTCGTTCTTCCCTCCGAGCCACCGCGATACCTCTGCTTCTGGAGGCGCTCCGACACAG AGTCTCGGGTCTCTCAAGGCCCCGCCCCTTCTCTGCTCACCTGGCAGGTGACTCAGAAGAAGATGCCCTGGAATATCGTCCTGCTGCTGGGAGGCGGCTTTGCTTTGGCCAAAGGCAGTGAG GAGTCTGGTTTGTCACGTTGGCTCGGTGATCAGATGACGCCGCTCCACTCAGTCCCTCCGTGGGCCATCGCCATCATCCTCTGCCTGCTCGTTGCCACCTTCACTGAATGTGCAAGCAACGTTGCAACAGCAACTCTCTTCCTGCCCATCCTGGCTTCCATG TCCCAGTCCATCAGCTTGAACCCTCTGTACGTGATGATCCCCTGCACCCTCAGCGCCTCCTTCGCCTTCATGCTGCCGGTGGCCACCCCACCTAATGCCATTGTGTTTTCCTCCGGTTTCCTCAAAGTGTCCGACATG GCTAAAACAGGTGTGGTGATGAACATCATCGGCATCGGCTGCATCAGTCTGGCCATCAACAGCTGGGGTCGGGTCCTGTTTTCTCTGGACACTTTCCCCTCATGGGCCAACGTCACTGCACCCGTATAG
- the med31 gene encoding mediator of RNA polymerase II transcription subunit 31: METEEQARNRFQLELEFVQCLANPNYLNFLAQRGILRDRSFINYLKYLLYWKEPEYAKFLKYPHCLHMLELLQYEHFRKELVNAQCAKFIDEQQLLHWQHYSRKRMRLQQALAEQTQAQPQTAPPHGNAAAK, translated from the exons ATGGAAACAG AGGAGCAGGCCAGGAACCGTTTCCAGTTGGAGCTTGAGTTCGTCCAGTGTTTGGCGAATCCCAACTACCTGAACT tTCTGGCTCAGAGAGGCATCCTGAGGGACAGATCCTTCATCAACTACCTGAAGTACCTGCTGTACTGGAAGGAGCCCGAGTACGCCAAGTTCCTCAA GTACCCCCACTGCCTGCACATGCTGGAGCTGCTGCAGTACGAGCACTTCAGGAAGGAGCTGGTGAACGCTCAGTGCGCCAAGTTCATTGACGAACAGCAGCTGCTGCACTGGCAGCACTACTCACGCAAACGCATGCGGCTGCAGCAGGCACTCGCCGAGCAGACGCAAGCGCAGCCGCAGACGGCCCCGCCGCACGGCAACGCCGCCGCAAAGTGA